In Primulina huaijiensis isolate GDHJ02 chromosome 4, ASM1229523v2, whole genome shotgun sequence, a genomic segment contains:
- the LOC140974929 gene encoding uncharacterized protein translates to MIQPGEEEVWRIFVDGASNLSRCGVGVVLIAPLGEKIKLALRIDSKVTNNEAEYEAVLARLQTAQEVGASRVIIYSDSQLVAQQIKGTYEAKNEKMLKYLALIKARATALTNWSIEQIPREENGEADTLAKLAASILDISTREVLCFTRLVLSVDEVPPIQRSSWMTPLIEYIVHGKLPEDRARDAKIKKQAPRFVFLNNVLYRRSYQGPLLKFLLENEVEYVLREIHEGCCGEHLGGTALSRKAILAGFWWPQMNQDAAQLIWDTEKIDFRQRETVPRKKITSWCQETKIIQSFTLVAYPQANGQTEVTNRIIVQALKARLHRKGKDWVEELPSILCAYRTTPRTATRETPYSLVYGSEAVLPVEIGQTSPWIESYPSDNDQTRAMELDLVEQKRDRAAIRMEAYRSRVMKSYKKHVRSRDFQVGDLVMKKVKLVGDVGKLEARWEGPFKVIQRVSSGAAYYLEDFQGHTLKRPWNAFHLKKYYA, encoded by the exons ATGATTCAACCGGGGGAAGAGGAAGTGTGGAGAATTTTTGTTGATGGTGCATCTAATTTATCAAGATGTGGAGTGGGGGTGGTTTTGATTGCTCCATTAGGAGAGAAGATCAAGTTGGCTCTAAGAATCGACTCGAAGGTTACCAATAATGAAGCTGAATATGAAGCCGTTCTAGCAAGATTACAGACCGCCCAGGAAGTTGGTGCCTCCCGGGTCATTATCTACTCTGATTCTCAACTAGTGGCCCAACAAATCAAGGGAACCTATGAAGCCAAAAACGAAAAAATGCTTAAATATTTGGCACTCATCAAAGCCCGGGCAACGGCTCTAACCAACTGGAGCATTGAGCAGATCCCTAGAGAAGAGAATGGAGAGGCTGATACCTTGGCCAAATTGGCTGCCTCTATATTAGACATAAGCACTCGAGAAGTCCTCTGTTTTACCCGGCTTGTGCTTTCCGTTGATGAAGTACCCCCGATTCAGAGGAGCTCATGGATGACGCCTCTCATTGAATATATAGTCCATGGAAAGCTCCCAGAAGATCGGGCTCGGGATGcaaaaatcaagaaacaagCACCCAGGTTCGTCTTTTTAAACAATGTTTTGTACAGACGATCATATCAGGGCCCTTTACTCAAGTTCCTACTAGAAAACGAAGTAGAATATGTCCTTCGAGAAATACACGAAGGGTGCTGTGGTGAACATCTCGGAGGGACCGCCCTGTCAAGGAAAGCTATATTGGCCGGATTCTGGTGGCCCCAAATGAATCAAGATGCTGCTCAACTG ATTTGGGATACCGAGAAGATTGATTTCAGACAACGGGAGACAGTTCCaaggaaaaaaattacatcTTGGTGCCAAGAAACGAAGATAATTCAATCCTTCACTTTAGTAGCCTACCCTCAAGCCAATGGTCAGACTGAGGTAACCAATAGAATCATTGTACAAGCGCTGAAAGCCCGACTTCATCGGAAGGGCAAGGACTGGGTTGAAGAATTACCGAGTATATTGTGCGCATATCGAACTACACCTAGAACAGCTACTCGGGAAACTCCTTACAGCTTAGTCTACGGTTCTGAAGCAGTCTTACCTGTGGAGATCGGACAAACCTCCCCTTGGATAGAATCGTATCCGAGCGACAATGATCAGACCCGGGCCATGGAGCTTGATTTGGTCGAACAGAAAAGAGATCGGGCAGCcattcgaatggaagcatatAGAAGCCGAGTAATGAAATCCTACAAAAAGCATGTTCGATCACGAGATTTCCAAGTTGGAGACCTAGTCATGAAAAAAGTGAAGCTGGTAGGTGATGTTGGGAAATTGGAAGCACGGTGGGAGGGACCTTTCAAAGTGATCCAGAGAGTTAGCTCGGGAGCAGCTTATTATTTAGAAGATTTTCAAGGGCACACTCTTAAGAGGCCATGGAACGcttttcatttgaaaaaatattatgcttAA
- the LOC140974930 gene encoding uncharacterized protein, protein MISGGSTDGDSNRARKAKSRRECLEVDGNGRNEPVISFGPEDFRGVSLPHNDALVNYDVLRVFVDNDSSVNVIFKEALVQMDLYEYQLEAVETTLFGFAGHAVYPEGEITLPLTLGTGDLRKTVMTVFTVVDAQSSYNIILGRPAMNEMRVVASTYHQKIKFPVRERVREVKGNQPSSRKCYGETVRVDQKKARREEKGRKESQADEELAGVSPQVAEHKLNIHSGSRPVKQKKRHFGPEKDKVIEEQEYHQIPLALEDQDKASFITSGGTFCYVVMPFGLKNDGATYQRLMNHVFQKQIGRNIEVYVDDILIKTREVSCFIDDLAETFTTLKQYGIKLNPAKCVFGIRSGKFLGFLVTDRGIEANTKKIKAIIDMPSPQSVRDVQKLTGRIAALSRFISRSAHRSYPFFQVLRKAQTFGWDDKCEQAFQDLKKHLAELPVLIKPEPEEK, encoded by the exons atgatttcggGAGGGTCCACAGATGGTGATTCCAACAGGGCTCGGAAGGCAAAAAGTAGAAGGGAATGCTTGGAGGTTGATGGGAATGGGAGAAACGAGCCAGTTATCAGCTTTGGCCCAGAAGACTTTAGGGGAGTCAGTCTGCCCCACAATGATGCTCTTGTGAATTATGATGTATTAAGAGTATTTGTTGACAATGACAGCTCTGTCAATGTCATCTTTAAAGAGGCATTGGTCCAAATGGATTTGTACGAATATCAGTTAGAGGCGGTTGAGACTACCCTGTTTGGTTTCGCTGGACATGCCGTGTACCCTGAGGGGGAAATCACCCTGCCACTGACCCTGGGAACCGGGGACTTGAGGAAGACTGTGATGACAGTCTTTACTGTGGTGGATGCCCAGTCCTCATACAACATCATCTTGGGGAGGCCAGCTATGAATGAGATGAGAGTTGTGGCCTCTACTTAccaccaaaaaattaaatttccagTACGAGAACGGGTCAGAGAAGTCAAGGGAAACCAACCTTCTTCCCGGAAGTGCTATGGGGAGACTGTCCGGGTAGATCAGAAGAAGGCGAGAAGGGAGGAGAAAGGGAGAAAGGAAAGTCAAGCAGATGAG GAACTAGCCGGGGTCTCACCCCAAGTGGCTgagcataaattaaatattcactCGGGATCCCGGCCTGTGAAACAGAAGAAGAGGCACTTTGGCCCTGAAAAAGATAAAGTCATTGAAGAGCAG GAGTACCACCAAATTCCCTTGGCTcttgaagatcaagataaagccAGTTTTATCACTTCCGGGGGCACCTTTTGCTACGTCGTTATGCCCTTTGGATTGAAGAATGATGGGGCCACGTATCAACGcttgatgaatcatgtcttcCAAAAGCAGATAGGTCGGAACATTGAAGTATACGTGGACGACATTCTGATCAAGACTCGAGAAGTCTCCTGCTTCATTGATGATCTGGCTGAGACCTTCACCACCTTGAAACAATATGGAATAAAGCTCAACCCGGCTAAGTGTGTATTTGGGATAAGAAGCggaaaatttttgggtttcttgGTGACTGATAGGGGGATTGAAGCCAACaccaaaaaaatcaaagcaataaTAGACATGCCTTCCCCTCAATCTGTTCGGGATGTACAAAAACTGACCGGGAGAATTGCAGCCCTGTCACGCTTCATTTCCCGATCTGCTCATCGAAGTTATCCATTTTTCCAAGTTTTAAGAAAAGCGCAAACATTTGGCTGGGATGACAAATGTGAGCAAGCTTTTCAAGACTTGAAGAAGCATTTGGCCGAGTTGCCTGTTTTGATAAAACCAGAGCCCGAGGAAAAATAA
- the LOC140974931 gene encoding uncharacterized protein has protein sequence MAPTRRTNQDTSRIQEENNTHLPGAGGLPPTGPRPPINLTPEDLAKIVSDAVEAYLGEERREEERESSAGSKSPTVADELEELRKKVRVLEGQVGSRSSAQVVKGCPFFNIIVQEPLLGHFKSAKIKEYDGSSDPEEHLARFENMAMLHCYADQIKCKVFLTTLVDSAQRWFEGLAPQSIHCFEDFQKVFLHQFSSSKKYKKTAFSIFEVRQGQDKTLRAYIKRFNRVALEVPACAPDTKVTAFAQGFWEDDFFRSLTKKLPGNFEDLLSRAEKYINMEEEQNQKREALKRTRGDRVVRPEERAHKKNGPGHFSHVPLRISRDREIQECSTDIAPSQSSMARAPRLEKKGFCTLHKECSHNTNESRTLRKEFSRSSTPASHSLRDKFR, from the exons ATGGCTCCTACTAGAAGGACGAACCAAGACACTTCTCGGATTCAGGAAGAGAATAACACACATCTTCCTGGTGCAGGTGGCCTGCCACCCACTGGTCCCCGGCCTCCTATTAACTTGACACCCGAGGACTTGGCTAAAATTGTATCTGATGCTGTGGAGGCATATTTG GGGGAAGAGAGAAGAGAGGAGGAGAGAGAGTCAAGTGCAGGATCTAAATCTCCTACTGTGGCAGATGAGTTGGAGGAGTTAAGGAAGAAGGTGAGAGTGTTGGAGGGGCAAGTTGGTTCTAGAAGCAGTGCTCAAGTTGTTAAGGGTTGTCcatttttcaatataattgtccAAGAACCACTTCTCGGTCACTTCAAATCAGCCAAAATTAAGGAGTATGATGGGAGTTCTGACCCCGAGGAGCATCTCGCTCGCTTTGAAAATATGGCCATGTTGCATTGCTATGCAGACCAGATCAAGTGTAAAGTGTTTTTAACTACCCTGGTCGACTCTGCACAAAGATGGTTCGAAGGGTTGGCACCGCAGAGCATTCATTGTTTTGAGGATTTTCAAAAGGTATTCTTGCATCAATTCAGCAGCAGCAAGAAATACAAAAAAACTGCCTTTAGCATTTTTGAAGTAAGGCAGGGCCAAGACAAAACTCTGAGAGCTTACATCAAGCGATTTAATCGAGTAGCTCTGGAAGTTCCCGCATGTGCTCCAGATACGAAAGTTACAGCTTTTGCGCAAGGATTTTGGGAGGATGATTTTTTCCGATCCCTGACCAAGAAACTGCCCGGGAACTTCGAAGATCTCTTATCCCGGGCGGAAAAATAtatcaacatggaggaagagcAAAATCAAAAAAGAGAAGCCTTGAAAAGAACCAGAGGAGACCGGGTTGTCAGACCCGAGGAGAGAGCCCACAAGAAAAATGGTCCGGGACATTTCTCTCATGTACCCTTGAGAATTTCCCGGGATCGAGAAATTCAGGAATGCAGCACAGACATAGCCCCGTCTCAAAGTTCGATGGCACGTGCACCAAGACTAGAGAAGAAAGGGTTTTGCACCCTTCACAAAGAGTGTTCTCATAACACGAATGAAAGCCGAACTTTAAGGAAAGAATTCAGTAGAAGTTCTACGCCAGCATCTCATTCTCTTCGAGACAAGTTTAGATAG